A region of Beijerinckia sp. 28-YEA-48 DNA encodes the following proteins:
- a CDS encoding glycosyltransferase family 4 protein — MLETPPPDDRLKIIHVFRAPLGGLFRHVLDLTRAQIKRGHKVGIVCDSLTGGERTETVLAELAPQLALGLTRMPMQRNPHPSDIMNLSRIRKLMRQLQPDVIHGHGSKGGLYARLPGFLPGAAPAVRAYTPHGGSFNYRPGTTLHSIYMATESQLARATDIFLFESAFIQSCFICYVRAPGAFTRVIPNGISKAEFVPVTPRADAANFLYVGELRAAKGIDTLLDAHLEFELRTHRRIRTVLVGSGPDREALQAQATRNGLGSRVTFPGPLPAHEAFQLGHALIVPSRAESLPYIVLEAAAARLPMISTSVGGIPEIFGPHAGRLIPSNEPSTLASAMIDLVGKPAEVLAQEATALADYVASRFTIHQMVDAVIDGYRAALARKLPSIEDRDKSTALAF; from the coding sequence ATGTTGGAAACGCCGCCCCCCGATGATCGTCTTAAAATAATCCACGTCTTCCGTGCCCCGCTCGGCGGCCTGTTCCGGCATGTCCTCGATCTGACCCGCGCCCAAATCAAGCGCGGCCATAAAGTCGGCATCGTCTGCGATTCGCTCACAGGCGGCGAACGGACCGAGACGGTTCTGGCTGAGCTCGCACCGCAGTTGGCTTTGGGCCTCACCCGCATGCCCATGCAGCGCAATCCGCATCCCAGCGACATCATGAATCTGTCGCGGATTCGCAAGCTCATGCGCCAGCTGCAGCCGGACGTGATTCATGGCCACGGCTCCAAGGGGGGGCTTTACGCCCGCCTGCCCGGTTTTCTGCCCGGTGCCGCGCCGGCCGTGCGCGCCTACACGCCCCATGGCGGCAGTTTCAACTACCGGCCCGGCACCACGCTCCATTCCATTTATATGGCAACGGAATCGCAGCTCGCCCGCGCCACCGACATTTTCCTGTTCGAGAGCGCTTTCATCCAAAGCTGTTTCATCTGCTACGTCCGGGCGCCGGGCGCCTTCACCCGCGTAATTCCCAATGGGATCAGCAAGGCGGAGTTCGTGCCCGTCACGCCCCGCGCCGATGCCGCCAACTTCCTCTATGTCGGTGAACTGCGCGCCGCCAAAGGCATCGACACCCTTCTGGATGCCCATCTCGAATTTGAACTGCGCACCCACCGGCGCATCCGCACCGTGCTGGTTGGCTCCGGCCCGGATCGGGAGGCATTGCAGGCCCAGGCCACCCGCAACGGCTTGGGATCGCGCGTCACCTTCCCCGGCCCCCTGCCGGCGCACGAGGCGTTTCAACTTGGCCACGCGCTCATCGTGCCATCGCGCGCCGAATCGCTGCCCTATATCGTGCTTGAAGCAGCCGCCGCGCGTCTCCCGATGATTTCCACCTCGGTCGGCGGCATTCCAGAAATCTTCGGCCCCCATGCCGGCCGGCTCATTCCCAGCAACGAGCCCAGCACCCTCGCCTCGGCCATGATCGACCTCGTCGGCAAACCAGCCGAGGTCCTGGCCCAGGAAGCGACGGCGCTGGCCGACTATGTCGCGTCACGATTTACTATTCATCAAATGGTCGACGCTGTAATCGATGGGTACCGGGCCGCCTTGGCCAGAAAATTGCCCAGCATCGAAGATAGAGACAAAAGCACGGCCTTGGCATTTTGA
- a CDS encoding undecaprenyl-phosphate glucose phosphotransferase has translation MNTFTVDDMKRIEPPTPLTPEQQAQQDARRLRMAQLAETLAGSDTRPAWSPIVLTGLVRLLDILIICATGFAVHAIYVLPLHRLEAVYVAAIPTLACFAVILFQAFDLNTITAFRAPIRRGIRLACAWTLVFLAALSVIFLFKLEGVFSRVWAVGFFSVGFVMLMAGRLLVAIGVRWLTRRGQLDRRTVIVGGGELGAELLTALSQQKDIGLRIYGVFDDRSDDRAPDVVAGYPKLGTVDDLPEFARHARVDLVILSLPITAEQRLLQMLRKLWVLPIDIRLAAHASKLRLRPRSYSWIGNVPVLDVFDRPIVDWDLVLKSAFDRIVGTLCLILLSPVMLAIAIAVKLESRGTVLFRQQRYGFNNELIEVLKFRSMYSDQLDPTVQKQVTRTDPRVTRVGRFIRRTSLDELPQLFNVVFKGNLSLVGPRPHAVAAKAADREYEKVVDGYFARHRMRPGITGWAQVNGWRGETDTQEKIQQRVEFDLFYIENWSILFDIYILAVTPFALLKAENAY, from the coding sequence ATGAACACGTTCACCGTCGACGATATGAAGCGGATCGAACCGCCGACGCCGCTGACGCCCGAACAACAGGCGCAGCAGGACGCGCGGCGCCTCCGCATGGCGCAGCTGGCCGAGACCCTGGCCGGCAGCGACACACGGCCGGCCTGGTCGCCCATCGTTCTGACCGGTCTCGTCCGCCTCCTCGACATCCTCATCATCTGCGCCACGGGCTTCGCCGTGCATGCGATCTATGTGCTGCCGTTGCACAGGCTCGAGGCCGTTTATGTCGCCGCGATTCCGACCTTGGCCTGTTTCGCCGTCATCCTGTTCCAGGCTTTCGACTTGAACACGATCACCGCGTTCCGCGCGCCGATCAGACGGGGTATCCGCCTCGCCTGCGCCTGGACGTTGGTCTTTCTGGCCGCCTTGTCGGTCATCTTCCTGTTTAAGCTCGAAGGAGTGTTTTCGCGCGTCTGGGCCGTCGGCTTTTTCTCCGTCGGCTTCGTCATGCTCATGGCTGGACGCCTCCTCGTGGCCATCGGCGTGCGCTGGCTGACCCGCCGGGGCCAGCTCGATCGCCGCACGGTCATCGTCGGCGGCGGCGAACTCGGCGCGGAACTGCTGACCGCTCTGTCGCAGCAAAAGGACATCGGCCTGCGCATCTACGGCGTTTTCGACGACCGCTCCGACGACCGCGCGCCCGACGTGGTGGCCGGCTATCCAAAACTCGGCACCGTCGACGATCTGCCCGAATTCGCCCGTCACGCCCGCGTCGATCTCGTCATCCTGTCTCTGCCGATCACCGCCGAACAGCGGCTTCTGCAGATGCTGCGCAAGCTCTGGGTGCTGCCGATCGACATCCGCCTCGCCGCCCATGCCAGCAAATTGCGGCTGCGGCCCCGCTCCTATTCCTGGATCGGCAACGTACCCGTCCTCGACGTCTTCGATCGGCCGATCGTCGACTGGGACCTGGTGCTGAAATCGGCTTTTGACCGCATCGTCGGCACGCTGTGCCTGATCCTGCTGTCACCGGTGATGCTGGCGATCGCCATCGCGGTGAAGCTCGAGTCGCGCGGTACGGTGCTGTTTCGTCAGCAACGCTATGGCTTCAACAACGAGCTCATCGAAGTTTTGAAGTTCCGCTCGATGTATTCGGACCAGCTCGACCCGACCGTGCAGAAACAGGTGACGCGCACCGACCCGCGGGTGACGCGCGTTGGCCGTTTTATCCGCCGCACCTCTCTCGATGAGCTGCCGCAATTGTTCAACGTGGTGTTCAAGGGCAATCTCTCCCTCGTCGGCCCGCGTCCGCATGCGGTCGCCGCCAAGGCCGCCGACCGCGAATATGAGAAAGTGGTGGACGGCTATTTCGCCCGCCACCGCATGCGCCCCGGCATCACCGGCTGGGCCCAGGTCAACGGCTGGCGCGGCGAAACCGATACGCAGGAAAAAATCCAGCAGCGTGTCGAATTCGACCTGTTCTACATCGAGAACTGGTCGATCCTCTTCGACATCTACATTCTCGCGGTCACGCCCTTCGCCCTGTTGAAAGCGGAGAACGCGTATTGA
- a CDS encoding aromatic acid/H+ symport family MFS transporter produces MTEVLHQRTTIDQSNLGRYQITIIALCSVVAMIDGFDTQAISLVAPQMAHDLQIDMAHFGPIFGAGLLGSLIGSMLFGGLADRFGRKPTLLFAVLLFAGASLVTPFCRSFGLLVAIRFITGLGLGGALPSIIAITAEYTPARMRQTVIAGMFCGFPLGAVLGGMATAAAMPVLGWQSIFVAGGVIPLLLLPILALLLPESMAFLELKQKHQLLARIRSRLKLAPKTGGEVTAHPPKASVASLFQEGRGVGTLLLWATLFLSMLLTYFLISWLPLMSVRAGLDIRHAVMSVVTLNIGAILGCLVIGRLADRRGAVKVISTAFAIGSIAIAAIGLGDQSVALLLAATFATGFLSIGAQMCAVALTAAFYDTWLRATGIGWSSGISKIGAFVGPVLGGLLIGTGVLNGSFFLVPAFISVMAAGAVFALRHRMRPVSTSPAPQMALQP; encoded by the coding sequence ATGACGGAGGTTCTCCATCAGCGGACGACGATCGATCAGAGCAACCTTGGGCGATATCAAATAACCATCATTGCGCTTTGCAGCGTCGTTGCGATGATCGACGGATTCGACACCCAGGCCATATCCCTTGTCGCGCCACAGATGGCGCACGACTTGCAGATCGACATGGCCCATTTCGGCCCCATATTCGGCGCGGGCCTACTCGGTAGTTTGATCGGCTCGATGCTCTTCGGCGGCCTTGCCGACAGATTTGGACGCAAGCCAACCTTGCTGTTCGCGGTCTTGCTGTTTGCTGGTGCGTCCCTGGTCACCCCATTCTGCCGATCTTTCGGATTGCTCGTTGCGATCCGCTTCATCACGGGGCTTGGTCTCGGCGGCGCATTGCCCAGCATTATCGCCATTACCGCCGAATATACGCCGGCCAGAATGCGGCAAACCGTGATTGCCGGGATGTTCTGCGGCTTTCCTCTCGGTGCGGTATTGGGAGGAATGGCAACTGCCGCCGCCATGCCTGTCCTGGGCTGGCAAAGCATATTCGTCGCCGGCGGCGTCATCCCTCTCTTGCTCCTCCCCATCCTTGCGCTTCTGCTGCCGGAATCCATGGCCTTTCTTGAACTGAAACAGAAGCATCAGCTGCTCGCGCGGATACGTAGCCGTCTCAAGCTGGCCCCCAAGACCGGAGGAGAGGTCACGGCGCACCCGCCAAAAGCATCCGTGGCCAGCCTCTTTCAAGAAGGACGTGGCGTCGGCACATTGCTGCTGTGGGCCACGCTGTTCCTGAGCATGTTGCTGACCTATTTCCTGATCAGCTGGCTCCCGCTGATGAGCGTGCGCGCTGGATTGGACATCCGACACGCGGTCATGAGTGTCGTCACCCTCAATATCGGTGCGATACTAGGCTGCCTGGTGATTGGCCGACTGGCTGACCGGCGAGGCGCGGTGAAAGTCATATCGACGGCCTTTGCGATTGGTTCGATCGCGATCGCGGCGATCGGCTTGGGTGACCAATCGGTCGCACTGCTTCTCGCGGCCACTTTCGCCACGGGCTTTCTCAGCATCGGAGCCCAAATGTGCGCGGTCGCCCTCACCGCAGCCTTTTACGACACGTGGCTTCGCGCCACCGGCATAGGTTGGTCCAGCGGCATCAGCAAAATCGGCGCCTTTGTCGGCCCCGTGCTCGGCGGTCTACTCATCGGGACTGGGGTTTTGAACGGCTCGTTCTTCCTGGTGCCAGCCTTTATTTCCGTGATGGCAGCCGGCGCGGTATTCGCCTTGCGCCATAGGATGCGCCCAGTTTCAACCTCGCCCGCCCCACAGATGGCGCTTCAGCCATGA
- a CDS encoding polysaccharide deacetylase family protein yields MRASVKEKAIAAGFAVFRATGLHRAARFARGSGVILMFHHVRPWAGQSFAPNRLLEITPEFLNTVIETLRGEGFDIVSLDQAVERLGRAQERPFAVLTFDDGYKDNLEHALPILRRHQAPFTLYVTTGFAERTARLWWVELEEAIRALDRIEVEIDGTRLTLECRSDAEKAAAFRALYWPLRSGSEQDLLDRIAGLAERAGIAPAAIVERLCLDWDGLRQMAADPLCTIGVHTLTHPMLAKHDDALVRRELADSRAIIEREIGRPARHLAYPVGDPTSAGPREFALAAELGFASAVTTRPGMLFPDHAAHLTALPRLSVNGNWQDRTFLEVLLSGAPFALWNRGRRVNAA; encoded by the coding sequence ATGCGCGCGAGCGTCAAGGAAAAGGCCATCGCCGCCGGTTTCGCGGTGTTTCGGGCCACCGGACTGCATCGGGCGGCGCGTTTTGCCCGTGGATCGGGCGTGATCTTAATGTTCCATCACGTGCGGCCGTGGGCGGGGCAGAGCTTCGCGCCGAACCGGCTTTTGGAGATCACGCCGGAATTTCTGAATACGGTGATCGAAACCTTGCGCGGCGAAGGGTTTGACATCGTCAGCCTGGATCAGGCTGTTGAACGGCTGGGGCGGGCCCAGGAGCGGCCGTTCGCCGTGCTGACCTTCGACGATGGCTATAAGGACAACCTTGAGCATGCGTTACCGATCCTGCGCCGCCATCAGGCGCCATTCACCCTCTATGTGACCACCGGCTTCGCCGAGCGCACAGCGCGGTTGTGGTGGGTGGAGCTGGAAGAGGCGATCCGCGCGCTGGACCGGATCGAGGTGGAGATCGATGGCACGCGGCTGACGCTGGAGTGTCGGAGCGATGCGGAAAAAGCTGCTGCCTTCCGCGCGCTCTATTGGCCGCTGCGCTCGGGCTCGGAGCAAGACCTGCTTGATCGGATCGCGGGGCTGGCCGAGCGCGCCGGCATCGCTCCTGCCGCCATTGTCGAGCGCCTGTGCCTCGACTGGGACGGCTTGCGCCAGATGGCCGCCGATCCGCTGTGTACGATCGGCGTTCACACGCTGACCCATCCGATGCTGGCCAAGCACGATGACGCCTTGGTGCGGCGTGAACTGGCCGACAGCCGCGCCATTATCGAACGCGAGATCGGCCGCCCGGCGCGCCACCTGGCTTATCCGGTGGGCGATCCGACTTCGGCAGGGCCGCGCGAATTCGCGCTTGCGGCGGAGCTGGGTTTTGCCAGCGCGGTGACGACAAGGCCTGGCATGCTGTTTCCAGACCACGCCGCTCATCTGACGGCGCTGCCGCGCCTGTCGGTGAACGGCAATTGGCAGGACCGGACGTTTCTTGAAGTGCTGCTTTCTGGCGCGCCCTTCGCGCTGTGGAATCGAGGCAGGCGCGTCAACGCGGCTTGA
- a CDS encoding exopolysaccharide transport family protein produces MSSQATDSNDQRYDGRRLDIDLPGIWQTVWRKRNVVLGTTALCFALATVFVLVAKPRYTGEAKVLVENQENYFTRPAGQAESAAQGQGPDQEAIASQVQVVTSRDLGREAIRALGLKGNPFYDPLAGGGGLLGNLLSLLGLSRAPTHPEDRILDNYFDALAVFPVPKSRVLQIEFKAPDADLAAKGANTIADLYIDMQSQAKRERAKAAAESLGTLVAELRKQVAQSEARLEAFRASSGLMLGANNMTLPTQALSDINGQLSTARSVQAEAQARAKSIRDGIRNGRLTEMPDIAKDDLIRRISEQRINLRAQLALESRTLGPQHPRIKDLNAQLATLDADLRAAAERAARALENEAKIAGGRVDNLAAAVDQQRRSIGNASGDEVRLRELDRDVKLQKDQLEANITKYQEAVARQDSASTPGDARVISRAVAPQLPSFPKKLPIIVLATLAGLILSIGAVLMREFLTGNSFVPNGPDGSYAPPSPRYDPDPRPGRGTARMFSEAAASSAPAANPETRLGAEPDVRPDPRSDVRAAAADPLPEASLHPLSEAKAEASPEISPEVSSKASRIRSLFALPVLASLFAGWRKPKTVEDSKAVLAVPVLTEPVPQPMSQSVSQPKSLAEPVAEAEAPLETRQSFAIVARGLLEVAQADYATRVMTVATDAMLDSRETAYPLARELANEARTILIDFRRSPARTHLEGLSDLLSGEASFEDVIHRDRGSRLHVLEAGEGSVVIGEDLEAVIDALSQTYEFLVLSAPPVADDGITKGLAPAADFVCVVAPIAGPPAVALGALLVEAGAGEAIVVSPEVMPDMPRPHRRPMVSDAA; encoded by the coding sequence ATGAGTTCCCAGGCGACCGATTCTAACGATCAAAGATATGACGGCCGCAGGCTGGATATCGATCTGCCGGGAATCTGGCAGACGGTCTGGCGCAAGCGCAATGTTGTCCTGGGCACGACGGCTCTTTGTTTCGCTCTCGCAACCGTTTTCGTTCTGGTGGCGAAGCCGCGTTACACGGGCGAAGCGAAAGTCCTGGTCGAGAATCAGGAAAACTATTTCACGCGGCCGGCGGGGCAGGCCGAATCGGCGGCACAGGGGCAAGGCCCCGACCAGGAAGCCATCGCCAGCCAGGTGCAGGTGGTGACGTCGCGGGATCTTGGCCGCGAGGCGATTCGCGCACTCGGCCTCAAGGGCAATCCGTTTTACGATCCGCTTGCCGGTGGCGGTGGGCTTTTGGGCAATCTTCTGTCGCTGCTCGGCCTCAGCCGCGCGCCGACCCATCCGGAAGACCGTATCCTCGACAATTACTTCGATGCGCTGGCGGTGTTCCCGGTGCCGAAGTCGCGCGTGTTGCAGATCGAGTTCAAGGCCCCTGATGCCGATCTGGCGGCCAAGGGCGCCAACACGATCGCCGACCTTTATATAGACATGCAGTCGCAGGCGAAGCGCGAGCGGGCGAAGGCTGCGGCGGAATCGCTGGGGACCCTCGTCGCCGAATTGCGCAAGCAGGTGGCGCAGTCGGAAGCGCGTCTCGAAGCCTTCCGCGCCTCGTCCGGCTTGATGCTGGGCGCCAATAATATGACGCTGCCGACGCAGGCCCTGTCCGACATCAACGGCCAGCTTTCCACGGCCCGTTCGGTGCAGGCCGAGGCGCAGGCGAGGGCGAAATCAATCCGCGATGGAATCCGCAACGGTCGTCTCACCGAGATGCCGGATATCGCCAAGGATGATTTGATCCGCCGGATCTCCGAACAGCGCATCAATCTGCGCGCGCAACTGGCGCTCGAGTCGCGCACGCTCGGGCCCCAGCATCCGCGCATCAAGGATCTGAACGCGCAACTCGCCACACTCGATGCCGATCTGCGCGCCGCAGCCGAAAGGGCGGCGCGGGCTCTGGAGAATGAAGCCAAGATCGCTGGTGGGCGCGTCGATAATCTGGCCGCCGCCGTCGATCAGCAGCGTCGCAGCATCGGCAATGCCAGCGGCGACGAGGTGCGGCTGCGCGAACTCGACCGCGACGTGAAGCTGCAAAAGGATCAGCTCGAAGCCAACATCACCAAATATCAGGAAGCCGTCGCCCGCCAGGACTCGGCGTCGACGCCGGGTGATGCGCGCGTGATCTCGCGCGCCGTGGCGCCGCAGCTGCCGTCCTTCCCGAAGAAGCTGCCGATCATTGTCCTGGCGACGCTGGCTGGCCTGATTCTTTCGATCGGCGCGGTGCTGATGCGCGAGTTCCTGACGGGCAATAGTTTCGTGCCGAACGGACCTGATGGCAGCTACGCGCCGCCGTCGCCCCGTTACGATCCCGATCCGCGGCCTGGTCGGGGGACGGCCCGCATGTTTTCTGAGGCGGCTGCTTCGTCAGCTCCGGCAGCGAATCCTGAGACGCGTCTGGGTGCGGAGCCTGATGTTCGCCCCGATCCTCGCTCTGATGTTCGTGCCGCCGCCGCTGATCCGCTTCCTGAAGCAAGCCTCCATCCGCTCTCCGAGGCGAAAGCTGAGGCAAGTCCAGAGATAAGCCCTGAAGTAAGCTCCAAGGCGAGCCGGATCCGCAGCCTGTTCGCGTTGCCCGTGCTGGCGTCCCTGTTCGCGGGATGGCGCAAGCCCAAGACGGTGGAAGATTCGAAGGCTGTGCTGGCAGTGCCGGTTTTGACGGAGCCCGTGCCGCAACCTATGTCGCAATCTGTGTCTCAACCTAAGTCACTTGCCGAGCCGGTTGCGGAAGCGGAAGCACCGCTTGAGACGCGTCAATCCTTCGCCATTGTCGCGCGCGGCCTGCTTGAGGTGGCGCAAGCCGATTACGCCACGCGCGTCATGACCGTCGCGACCGATGCGATGCTCGACAGCCGCGAGACGGCCTATCCGCTGGCGCGCGAACTCGCCAACGAGGCGCGCACCATTCTGATCGATTTCCGTCGCTCGCCGGCGCGTACCCATCTGGAAGGTTTGTCGGATCTGTTGAGCGGCGAAGCGTCGTTCGAGGACGTGATCCATCGCGATCGCGGCTCGCGCCTGCATGTGCTCGAAGCGGGCGAGGGCAGTGTGGTGATCGGCGAAGATCTCGAAGCCGTCATCGACGCTCTGTCGCAGACCTATGAATTCCTCGTGCTGTCGGCGCCACCGGTGGCGGATGACGGCATCACCAAGGGGTTGGCGCCGGCCGCCGATTTCGTCTGCGTGGTTGCGCCGATTGCTGGGCCACCGGCTGTGGCGCTTGGCGCGTTGCTGGTCGAGGCTGGCGCGGGCGAAGCCATCGTCGTATCGCCGGAGGTCATGCCGGACATGCCGCGTCCGCACCGTCGCCCGATGGTCAGCGACGCGGCCTAA
- a CDS encoding GntR family transcriptional regulator: MPLATRSIDKGRLADQIFNDLKDQIISGALQRGQKLPTEKELSELYSVSGPTVREAIRGLSVIGLIEVRQGSGAYVSANGEALVAMSLSAVMQLETVGVADALNIQKVLCVHAATCAVEKGTDADIRRLKETCAALGAAQNGEQAAAGVRAFHYALAKASHNALLEVICSFLTNIQVEFARIMTEGKIGAWQKMFSELHELRLRLVQAIERRDAKAAAKAAEEFHQHAIFQVTSLPKARQVSLKDPRLGSVVSSILSELEPHT; encoded by the coding sequence ATGCCGTTAGCCACACGCTCGATCGACAAAGGCCGCCTCGCCGACCAGATCTTCAATGATTTGAAGGATCAAATCATCAGCGGCGCGTTGCAACGGGGACAGAAACTGCCAACGGAAAAGGAGTTGTCCGAACTCTATTCCGTGAGCGGCCCGACGGTTCGCGAAGCAATACGTGGCCTTTCGGTCATCGGCCTTATCGAGGTCAGACAGGGCAGCGGCGCCTATGTCAGCGCCAATGGCGAAGCCCTCGTGGCCATGTCTCTTTCCGCGGTTATGCAGTTGGAAACGGTGGGCGTGGCCGATGCGCTGAACATTCAGAAGGTGCTTTGCGTGCATGCCGCGACATGCGCCGTGGAAAAAGGCACGGATGCCGATATTCGCAGGCTGAAGGAAACATGCGCCGCGCTCGGCGCTGCGCAGAACGGCGAACAAGCGGCCGCCGGTGTCCGCGCCTTTCATTATGCTCTGGCCAAGGCATCGCATAATGCTCTGCTCGAGGTCATCTGCAGCTTCCTAACGAACATTCAAGTCGAATTCGCCCGCATCATGACCGAGGGGAAGATCGGCGCCTGGCAAAAGATGTTTTCGGAACTGCATGAATTGCGGCTCCGCCTTGTCCAGGCCATTGAACGCCGGGACGCCAAGGCCGCCGCCAAGGCTGCCGAGGAATTTCATCAGCACGCGATTTTCCAGGTGACGTCCCTGCCAAAGGCTCGCCAAGTCAGCCTCAAAGACCCCCGACTTGGCTCCGTCGTCTCCTCCATCCTGAGCGAGCTGGAACCCCACACCTAA
- a CDS encoding polysaccharide biosynthesis/export family protein, whose translation MIRRSFIAALALTAIALQGCARTHYQNELLEANAAAPYLLASGDRLRVIVFGQDSLSNSYAVDGAGRISMPLIGPVDAFGHSTTQLERIIEARLRGGYLREPKVSVEVEAYRPFFILGEVLTAGQYPFINGMTVQNAVAVAGGFGPRAARSSADLTRVINGAPVTGSVPLTYPVLPGDTITVRERFF comes from the coding sequence ATGATACGGCGTTCGTTCATTGCGGCCCTGGCGCTCACAGCGATCGCGCTGCAGGGTTGTGCCAGGACCCATTATCAAAACGAGCTGCTCGAAGCGAATGCGGCGGCGCCTTATCTTCTGGCGTCCGGCGATCGCCTGCGCGTCATCGTTTTCGGACAGGATTCGCTGTCCAACAGCTATGCAGTTGATGGCGCCGGCCGCATTTCGATGCCGCTCATCGGCCCGGTCGATGCTTTCGGCCATTCCACCACCCAGCTTGAGCGCATCATCGAGGCGCGGTTGCGCGGCGGCTATCTGCGCGAGCCAAAAGTGTCTGTCGAAGTCGAGGCTTACCGGCCGTTTTTCATCCTCGGTGAGGTCCTGACCGCCGGCCAGTACCCATTCATTAACGGCATGACGGTACAAAACGCCGTTGCCGTTGCCGGAGGTTTCGGGCCGCGGGCGGCAAGATCGAGCGCCGATCTGACACGGGTTATCAATGGCGCTCCCGTCACGGGATCTGTACCGCTGACCTATCCGGTCCTGCCGGGCGACACGATCACAGTTCGGGAGCGATTCTTTTAA
- a CDS encoding GNAT family N-acetyltransferase, which yields MSILPRIEIYDDPADVLDAWAELEAIAPASVYQTRRWLLPWIETVCPAAGIRPLLILTRDASGSPLMLLPFGIQKVGGLRLVQFLGGRDSNANLGLYRPGSEPPRHILTAILMQVAQASPLRPDAYVLANQPLTWEGRPNPFAALARQDSPSFCYSTALHHDFDSFAKERLSSDARKKQRWKLRKLEELGQVTYRKATTAEEIEKVIGTYLAQKRARFAQMNIASDMHNSVAVAYFRRSCLPQGDEAPAVELHALYLDTMIVAIYGGGVHRGRFHGMVNSFDMDPMIARSSPGDLLLQRLIEAKCYDGLTRFDLGIGEGRYKSAWCNEAEPLFDTLIGQSGAGQAFVLMEKTRRRAKRLIKQSEWAWPMAKRLRACLGFLRKN from the coding sequence GTGAGCATCCTTCCCCGCATCGAGATTTACGACGATCCGGCTGACGTCCTCGACGCCTGGGCCGAACTGGAGGCGATCGCGCCCGCGTCCGTTTATCAGACGCGGCGCTGGCTGCTGCCGTGGATCGAGACCGTCTGTCCCGCCGCCGGCATCCGCCCGTTGCTGATCCTCACCCGCGACGCTAGCGGTTCGCCGCTCATGCTGCTGCCCTTCGGCATTCAGAAGGTCGGCGGCCTGAGGCTGGTGCAATTCCTGGGCGGCCGCGATTCCAACGCCAACCTCGGCCTCTACCGGCCTGGCAGCGAACCGCCGCGCCATATCCTGACCGCCATCCTGATGCAGGTGGCGCAGGCCAGCCCGCTGCGGCCTGACGCCTATGTGCTGGCCAATCAGCCGCTCACCTGGGAAGGCCGGCCCAATCCCTTCGCCGCCCTGGCCCGACAAGACAGCCCTAGCTTCTGCTACTCGACCGCGCTTCATCATGATTTCGACTCGTTCGCCAAGGAACGGCTCTCGTCGGACGCACGCAAGAAACAGCGTTGGAAACTGCGCAAGCTCGAGGAGCTGGGCCAGGTCACCTATCGCAAGGCCACGACCGCCGAGGAAATCGAGAAGGTCATCGGCACCTATCTCGCGCAGAAGCGCGCCCGCTTCGCGCAGATGAACATCGCCTCCGACATGCACAACAGCGTTGCGGTCGCGTACTTCCGCCGCTCCTGCCTGCCGCAAGGCGATGAGGCGCCAGCGGTCGAACTGCACGCCCTCTATCTCGACACGATGATCGTCGCCATCTACGGCGGTGGCGTGCATCGCGGCCGCTTCCACGGCATGGTCAATTCCTTCGACATGGATCCGATGATTGCGCGTTCAAGCCCCGGCGATCTGCTGCTGCAACGGCTGATCGAAGCCAAATGCTACGACGGCCTAACGCGCTTCGATCTTGGCATCGGCGAGGGCCGCTACAAAAGCGCTTGGTGCAACGAGGCCGAACCCTTGTTCGACACGCTGATTGGCCAAAGCGGCGCCGGCCAGGCTTTCGTGCTGATGGAAAAGACCCGCCGCCGCGCCAAGCGCCTCATCAAGCAGAGCGAGTGGGCCTGGCCGATGGCGAAACGCCTGCGCGCCTGCCTCGGCTTTCTGCGCAAAAACTGA